TTAGTTTCATTCATCATTTAAGTTGGCACCATCAGCTTTGTCACCTATAATATGTATGTGGTAACTAAAACTGTTACGTGGATGGCTTTACATGCCTTTATATGGTGAATAATGCTCGTTAAATTTTTGTCCATATCTTTCTTTGTAGACGTCATCTCTTCTCTCCTTTGCTAACTGGATACTTGTTGATGAGAGGAGTATAACCGGTTGATAAGTGGTACAAATGTTAGTTTGTTAAATATGTCAAAATCAATGTCATATACCTAATTTTCTTTTGCATTTTGGCTATTGAGTAAATTCACCCTCAAAAATACCTAAAATCTTATTTGGTTAAAAAAGAAGGGAAATTGCATCCCATACACTACACTTTTATCCTAATTAACCAAACACCCTAAATCCCACAATGTTATACCTTTTTCCATAGAGACAAATGAGTCAAATCATAGGTATTTTCATTTATTTAGGGTTTTCAATCGATTGACTCAAAAGATAATAAAAAGCCACAATGGACCAGGTTGGAATACCTAAAAAATTATTTGACGAAAATTTATGAACCACGTTATATGTTTACAATAATTTATCGTATCGAAATTAATATTTATAGCAAGTCGAAATAACGAAAATACATTTTTTTTTTTTGGCTAGACGAGAGAACCACGTTATATGTTTCAGAATTCAGAACTTCTTCCTTTTTTTTTTTGTCCAGACTTCAATCCATTTTATAATGATGTGTAGTAATTAAAAGACTGTGTTACAAAAAAAAAAAGTAATTAAAAGACTCTGAGAATTGCCATTTATAATAATTACAAAATACAGTATTTTTTTCTAAATAAATATTGTGTGTTCTACAAGAAATGAAGGGATTATATTTTACTTTCTCCTCATCAGACATAAGAAAGAAAAAAAAACGAGAACTCTTGCCGTTGCTTTTATTATCCGACAGCAGCAGTCTTCGCCTGGAAATATCTATTCTATTCCGGTAGCGATGCTCCGAACTGTCTCTTGTTCGGCTTCTCTCAGCTCTTCCTCTCCTTTCTTTCGCTTCTTTCGCCACTTTCCTCGCTCGTCTACGGCCGCTCTCCGTGGCCCCAGTCGCAACCTTGGCCGGATTTCATCTCCTTCTGCCGCCGGAAGACGTGTCTTTCTCCGAAGAGGGTTGAGGGTTTCTTCCGCCGCCACAGCAGGTGGCGGTGGTGTCAATGGCCAGTTCTCTCGCTTCTCTGTTCGGGCCGTCGCCACACCATCTTATCCTGGTAACAAAAAAAGATTCTCACTTGTTTGTGAAAGTTCGAATCTTTGGATGAACCTTTCTCTTTAGTTGAACTTCACATTCGGAAAATGTTTATGCTTTTTAATTTATTGTTTGCTGGAATTTAGATGTAGGTCAAGATGAGGCTGAGAAGCTTGGGTTTGAGAAAGTGTCTGAGGAGTTTATCTCAGAGTGTAAATCGAAGGCGACTCTCTTCAAACACAAGAAAACTGGCTGCGAGGTTATGTCTGTGTCAAATGAGGATGAGAACAAGGTGTTCGGCATTGTTTTAAGGACTCCTCCGTAAGTCTACTACTTCTAAATTGATTACTTGAGTTTTTCTCATAGTTCCTTTTTTTTTTTGATTGCAGGAAGGATTCCACTGGCATTCCACACATACTGGAACATAGTGTTCTATGTGGGTCGAGAAAGTACCCTGTAAAAGAGCCATTCGTTGAACTGCTTAAGGGAAGCTTGCATACTTTCCTCAACGCATTCACATATCCTGATAGGACCTGTTACCCAGTTGCTTCCACAAATACAAAGGTACAATGAACTAAATATACACTACTCCTTTTGTTTTCCTCAAGGAGCTCTGCCTCCTTCTGGAACTGTTAACTAGTTTTTGTCTGATCATGTTACATCACACAATCTATGGTAGGATTTTTACAATCTCGTCGATGTATATTTGGATGCTGTCTTCTTCCCCAAGTGTGTGGAGGACGTTCACACTTTTCAGCAAGAGGGCTGGCACTATGAGCTTAATGATCCCTCAGAAGACATATCTTACAAAGGTAACGGATGCCATTTTAGAGTTCTCCCCATCTACTTATAGTGTCGATGTCATCTCTTTGTTTATCTACTAACTCATATAGGCTCTCACTCTATGTCATTGTTGGTGCTTGATTTCAGGTGTTGTATTTAATGAGATGAAAGGTGTCTATTCACAGCCTGATAATATTTTAGGCCGAATTGCTCAACAGGCAAGTTTTGAGTTTTGTTTACTCTTATAACTAACAGTTTCTTGAGAACTCTTTTTTAAGAGTAAATCTTTGTAGTGGGTTCTGGTGGATCATTACCGTTGTGTGTGCAGTTGCTGTTGAATTAGCTTACCAGTTGTTGTTCTTCTTGAATGTTTTCTAAACACCTAATCACATACTAATATCTGCATCGTGCATTTGTATTATATTTGATTCGAAAAATTAGTCCTATGTTGGCTTTTGGCCTTATCAATCAATTAAATGATGTAGCCATTGTTGATATGAAACCTATCTTTCTTGAAAACATTGTTAGATAATCTGAGATCATGTATCCTTGATATAGCTGTTCTGATGAAATCACTTACTACTCTTGATTAGGCCATATCTCCAGATAATACATATGGTGTTGACAGTGGAGGTGATCCAAAAGATATCCCTAAGCTGACATTCGAGGAATTTCAGGTTTGTTAAAAGTCAAATTGTTCTGCTAGTAGCTAGAGGAGCGTGGTTATATGTATAACTTCTGATGCATATTATGTACATGTTCTTGGTGTGGGGAAACTTTAGGAGTTCCACCGTAAGTATTATCACCCAAGCAATGCCAGAATCTGGTTCTACGGAGATGATGATCCAGTTCAGCGCCTTCGTGTTTTGAGTGGTAAAGATTGACATCTCTCTCCTTTTGCGTTATTAGAATTAATCCTCTTATGACTTTAGTTGATTTTGAAGTACATCTTCTCTCACTATCTTATATGTGCAGAATACTTGGACATGTTTGAAGCAAGCTCATCTCGAGACACTTCAAAGATTGAAACTCAAAAGCTTTTCTCCGAGCCTATCAGAATAGTTGAGAAATATCCTGCCGGTCGAGATGGTGATCTCAAAAAGAAGAACATGGTGTGCGTTAACTGGCTATTGTCCGAGAAGCCCCTGGACTTGCAAACTCAGCTCGCACTTGGGTTCTTGGACCATCTTATGCTGGGAACTCCTGCTTCGCCGCTAAGGAAAATCTTGCTGGAAAGCGGTTTAGGAGAAGCTCTTGTCAGTAGTGGGATGTCAGACGAACTTTTGCAGCCCCAGTTCAGTGTTGGTATGAAAGGTGTGTCTCAAGATAACGTTCAAAAGGTTGAGGAGTTGATTATGGATACGTTGAAGAAGTTGGCGGAAGAAGGGTTTGACAGTGATGCTGTGGAGGCATCCACGAATACAATTGAGTTTTCTCTGAGGGAAAACAATACAGGATCTTTCCCTCGTGGTTTATCACTTATGCTCCAATCTATTGTAAGTTTATATGCCTTTTATGCTTGTGTGACTGTCTATCTATTTAGAGATCACTCCTTATCTGATGATGGGCTGTTTAGGCAAAGTGGATATACGATATGGATCCTTTTGAGCCATTGAAGTACACGGAGCCATTGAAAGCCCTGAAAGCCAGAATAGTTGAGGAGGGTTCCAAGGCTGTCTTTTCTCCACTGATAGAGCAGTTTATTTTGAATAACTCGCATCGTGTTACCATAGAGATGCAGGTATGCTTTTCATTGCTATCTAATGTCTCTTTTAGTTTTGAGCTCACTTCTAGTATATTGTCAGCCTGATCCTGAAAAAGCTTCTCAAGAGGAAGCGGAAGAGAAGAGTATCCTGGAAAAAGTCAAAGCAGGTATGACAGAAGAGGATCTTGCAGAGCTAGCGCGTGCTACAGAGGAGCTGAGATTGAAGCAAGAGACTCCTGACCCTCCTGAAGCACTGAGATGTGTCCCGAGTTTGAACCTGAGTGACATCCCAAAAGAACCTACTTATGTTCCCAGTGAGGTAATCATTTTGCTGCCCTTTTTGCTTTTCTTGTATATCCATACACTTCTGAGCATATGCAAATTTTTCTGATACGAAATTTTGAACAATAGGTTGGAGATATTAATGGTGTGGAGGTTTTGCGGCATGACCTTTTCACAAATGACATTGTGTACGCTGAAGTAGTGTTTGATATGGGTTCGCTGAAGCATGAACTTCTTCCACTAGTACCACTTTTCTGGTATGTTTTAAGCTCACTTGTGATACTCTTAGTTTCTACCAAGTTTACCAGAAATATGCATGATGGAAATGCTAAGTGAACAATGTTGCTAAATGCTTGCCATGCATTTTACGCTTGGATCTCCAAACTGAATCTGCAACTCATTCGGCTGTTTTTGTACTTCTGACGTAGTTTGAAGCATTTAAGATGACATACTGCTTAAACTGTTTTTGGCAAAGAATCTCTGTATCGGTTCTGTATTCTGTGAAAGCGCTCTGTGTTAAGTTGATTTTGCTATTCCAGCTGGCAGTTTCTTGCTCTTTAATGTTGGGTCATGGTCCGTTTTCTTGTACATTCTGTTTTACTCGATTTTCTGTAGAGAACCACTGCTTACCAGAGCCTTCCAATATATATGATTGTTTGCACTTATTAGTGAGCATGTTGAAGTCAATATCAGACGACTAATTATATTCCTGATAACTTTCTCCAACGCCAATTTTTCAATCATAAATTTCCTTGTTATTTTGGCTAGGCTTATGTTGTGTCCCAGACACTTGCATGCTATGTTCTCTATATATTTTTTGTTCATAAACAACGATAACTGTTTCTGGTGTAATTTTCAAAAGCATAGAATATTCTCCATAAGTACTTTGCTAGCTTGTATTAGCGAATTTTTTGCTCTGTAATATCTTGAAATTGTATCTCTGATAGAAATTGTCTTTTGACAGTCAATCACTAATGGAGATGGGCACAAAAGATTTGAGTTTTGTGCAACTGAATCAGTTGATTGGAAGGAAAACGGGAGGTATATCAGTATATCCCCTTACTTCATCTGTGAGGGGCAAGGCTGAACCTTGCAGCAAATTTGTTGTACGTGGAAAATCGATGGCTGGGCGTGCTGAAGACCTTTTTAACCTGGTACTTTGTCTTTAATCATCCTTTTACTTCAACTTGTCGCATTTTTGCTGTAGTTTATATATGTTGGGTTATCGAATGTGTACATCTGTCTACCTCATTGATCTTGCTTTCTTGTGTCTCCAAAAGATATACTTCAGCTTTATGTTGTATAGCCCTGTTCGCTTGGTACTATATAGTGTAGCGACTTTCTTGTCTCTTCATTTCGTCTTCCAAATTGCATAGACTGCCTCTCTCATCTCTTTTCCAGTGTCTTCTCTTAGATGCACCTAATGTGTTTTTCTGTCTAGACTGTGAGTACTGTATTATGCTACACAACCACTCTGACTGGAAAACTGTGTTTGTCTGTTGGGATATCATACAATGTAACCCTGACACTGAAACAGATATTATCAATAGGGTGATAGGTGAACTTTGTGATTAAATAAATGCCTTTCATGAATCAGAATTATGGTCCAACTATTGACATTATTCGCCTCCCTTTCAGTTCATGTCCCTTATTTAATTATGTTTCTGTCAAAGCTACTGGTTGGCTCTTATCTTCATTCCATTTGATCTTGCTGCAGATGAATTGCTTGTTGCAAGAAGTTCAGTTTACAGATCAGCAGCGGTTTAAACAGTTTGTCTCTCAAAGCATAGCACGGATGGAGGTAGGTAGTCAAAAAATTCTCTGTCTTTTGCATTATTTATAGAACTGATGGTAGTTGTGTAAACATCATTTCTCATTTTATACAGAACCGATTGAGGGGAAGTGGTCATGGAATCGCTGCGGCGAGGATGGATGCAATGTTGAACGTTGCTGGTTGGATGTCTGAACAGATGGGTGGTCTCAGGTTAGAACTTGATCATTCTTTATTTGACTTTTCATTTAAACCCTTTTAATCCTCTTCTCCTTTTGTTGTTAAACTTGAGCATCTCTCTTTTGTAGTTATCTTGAATTCTTGCACACTCTTGCAAAGAAGGTGGATGAAGACTGGGAAGGGATATCATCCGCACTCGAAGAGATCAGGAGATCTCTCCTCGCCAGGAACGGTTGCGTAGTTAACATGACTGCAGATGGCAAGTTTCTCACCAACATCGAAAAATCGGTTGAGAAGTTTCTAAACTTACTCCCTGAAACCCCATCTGGTGGGCTCGTCACTTGGGACGGTCGACTTCCTCTGAGAAACGAAGCCATTGTAATACCAACTCAGGTACAAAAAAGGAAGACTATTTATACAGAAAATGTGTTTTGGGTTTAGTGTTTTCTCATACTCTCTCTTTGCAGGTGAACTATGTTGGAAAAGCCGGTAACATATACAGCACAGGGTATGAGCTTGATGGCAGTGCATATGTTATATCAAAGCATATTAGCAACACATGGTTATGGGATCGTGTTCGTGTGAGCGGTGGTGCCTATGGAGGTTTCTGTGATTTCGATTCGCATTCAGGTTTAAAAACTTCTTTTAACTTTTCTTCCTTGAATGTATTTAAAGAGTTGTCCTGAAAAACATATTGGATTTCTCTTTGTTTTCAGGAGTGTTTTCGTTCTTGTCTTACCGTGATCCAAACTTGTTGAAGACACTTGACATATATGATGGAACCGGAGACTTCTTGCGTGGGCTTGATGTTGATCAAGAGACGCTCACTAAAGCTATCATTGGAACCATTGGTGATGTTGATTCCTACCAGTTACCTGATGCCAAAGGTTATAGCAGTTTGATGAGGCATTTACTTGGAGTAACAGACGAAGAACGGCAAAGAAAGCGCGAAGAGATACTTACAACAAGGTTTGTTCACATACATTCTCTTAATGATTGATTGTTCCCTATAGTATATGGTTAAAAGTGTTGATATGGTTTTGATCCTCTCTTTGTTCCACAGCTTAAAGGACTTTAAGGAGTTCGCAGAAGCAATAGATGTGGTTAGAGAGAAAGGTGTTGCGGTGGCAGTGGCATCCGCAGAAGACATTGATTCGGCGAACCAAGCGCGTTCCAACTTTTTCGAGGTTAAGAAAGCTCTCTAAGTTGATAACTTTTACTGTAATAAGAAGATTGAGAATCTCTTTAGATTTGTTTCTTTGCTGCAAGTCAGTGTCTTGGTAAGGCTTGATATATTATTTACCCAACATTATGGACTTTTCACAATAAATGAAGCATTTCGTTCACTTTCAACTTATTTGCCCTGTGGAAATCTTAATATCAGAAACTTTACCAAAAATGAATATCGATGTATTAGATGTGCGTTAAAAAACTTTGTAGAATACACTCAAAAAAAAAAATTTGTTGGAATTTTGCTCGAGAGCGTACCAAAACAACTATTTGATGCAATAACTCTGCAATACAAAATAAATTTTCAAAATAATTCTGGAGGATACTTTTTTAAGAATCTACATTTAAATCTAAATAACTCTACCTAATAATTGTACCAATTAAAAGTTAACAA
This sequence is a window from Brassica oleracea var. oleracea cultivar TO1000 chromosome C1, BOL, whole genome shotgun sequence. Protein-coding genes within it:
- the LOC106315274 gene encoding presequence protease 1, chloroplastic/mitochondrial-like — translated: MLRTVSCSASLSSSSPFFRFFRHFPRSSTAALRGPSRNLGRISSPSAAGRRVFLRRGLRVSSAATAGGGGVNGQFSRFSVRAVATPSYPDVGQDEAEKLGFEKVSEEFISECKSKATLFKHKKTGCEVMSVSNEDENKVFGIVLRTPPKDSTGIPHILEHSVLCGSRKYPVKEPFVELLKGSLHTFLNAFTYPDRTCYPVASTNTKDFYNLVDVYLDAVFFPKCVEDVHTFQQEGWHYELNDPSEDISYKGVVFNEMKGVYSQPDNILGRIAQQAISPDNTYGVDSGGDPKDIPKLTFEEFQEFHRKYYHPSNARIWFYGDDDPVQRLRVLSEYLDMFEASSSRDTSKIETQKLFSEPIRIVEKYPAGRDGDLKKKNMVCVNWLLSEKPLDLQTQLALGFLDHLMLGTPASPLRKILLESGLGEALVSSGMSDELLQPQFSVGMKGVSQDNVQKVEELIMDTLKKLAEEGFDSDAVEASTNTIEFSLRENNTGSFPRGLSLMLQSIAKWIYDMDPFEPLKYTEPLKALKARIVEEGSKAVFSPLIEQFILNNSHRVTIEMQPDPEKASQEEAEEKSILEKVKAGMTEEDLAELARATEELRLKQETPDPPEALRCVPSLNLSDIPKEPTYVPSEVGDINGVEVLRHDLFTNDIVYAEVVFDMGSLKHELLPLVPLFCQSLMEMGTKDLSFVQLNQLIGRKTGGISVYPLTSSVRGKAEPCSKFVVRGKSMAGRAEDLFNLMNCLLQEVQFTDQQRFKQFVSQSIARMENRLRGSGHGIAAARMDAMLNVAGWMSEQMGGLSYLEFLHTLAKKVDEDWEGISSALEEIRRSLLARNGCVVNMTADGKFLTNIEKSVEKFLNLLPETPSGGLVTWDGRLPLRNEAIVIPTQVNYVGKAGNIYSTGYELDGSAYVISKHISNTWLWDRVRVSGGAYGGFCDFDSHSGVFSFLSYRDPNLLKTLDIYDGTGDFLRGLDVDQETLTKAIIGTIGDVDSYQLPDAKGYSSLMRHLLGVTDEERQRKREEILTTSLKDFKEFAEAIDVVREKGVAVAVASAEDIDSANQARSNFFEVKKAL